One Niabella beijingensis DNA window includes the following coding sequences:
- a CDS encoding glycoside hydrolase family 16 protein — protein MLVLLTTIILVFNTGCKKSATEAPEKDTPSSSPRVITFAGHEWEVKSSAKEKLGPGPNYFSDSEENVWVDGTGRLHLRITYRNGKWLCAGITLLKSFSYGRYVFEMGSRTDTLDKNIVGGLFTYKNDTQEIDIEFSKWSVTGNIDAQFAVQPSNRTGNKKRFYLDQDSDVTTHWFNWQQDRIDFASYYGAMTDTAATNTIQKWTYTGNDIPPDTDEKVKINLWLFKGVPPSNLKEAEMIVSGLKYNNE, from the coding sequence ATGCTTGTCTTATTAACAACCATCATACTGGTCTTCAATACCGGATGTAAAAAATCCGCCACCGAAGCCCCCGAAAAAGATACCCCATCCTCATCCCCCAGGGTGATCACTTTTGCGGGGCATGAATGGGAAGTAAAGAGTTCTGCGAAAGAGAAGCTGGGGCCGGGGCCCAATTATTTTTCCGACTCGGAAGAAAACGTATGGGTGGATGGTACGGGCAGATTGCATTTAAGGATTACCTACCGTAATGGCAAATGGCTGTGCGCGGGCATCACGTTGCTAAAGTCCTTCAGCTATGGCCGCTATGTTTTTGAAATGGGCAGCCGCACGGATACGCTGGATAAAAATATTGTGGGAGGGCTTTTTACCTATAAGAATGATACCCAGGAGATCGATATTGAATTTTCCAAATGGAGCGTTACAGGCAATATAGATGCCCAGTTTGCCGTACAGCCCTCCAACCGCACCGGGAATAAAAAACGGTTTTATCTGGATCAGGACAGCGATGTAACAACACATTGGTTCAACTGGCAGCAGGACCGGATCGATTTTGCAAGTTATTACGGAGCTATGACAGACACTGCGGCAACCAATACGATACAAAAATGGACCTATACCGGAAACGATATCCCGCCGGATACTGATGAAAAGGTTAAAATAAACCTATGGTTGTTTAAAGGCGTTCCGCCGTCCAACCTGAAAGAGGCTGAAATGATCGTATCCGGCTTAAAATACAATAACGAATAA
- a CDS encoding Gfo/Idh/MocA family oxidoreductase: MSEKRTRILVAGCGNMGASHAAAYHQMEAFEICGLVSRGSSNQELNKKLDTAYPLYSDYYEALTATQPDAVCIATYQDSHEAYAIAALEAGCDVFIEKPLADSVAGAERVVAAAKKNNKKLVIGYILRHHPSWKKFIDLAAGLGRPLVMRMNLNQQSSGHEWQVHKKFLSNMSPIVDCGVHYIDVMCQMTRSKPVQVTAIGARLSDAVPEGNYNYGQLQIRFEDGSVGWYEAGWGPMVSETAFFIKDVIGPKGSVSIVAKNAGGAGSSSDIDSHTKTESILLHHADVDANDHFVKKDEWVDMQDEPGHQELCKRQQQYFYNAIVNDEDLTDHMNDAVNSLRIAFACDESVKTGQIVPL; encoded by the coding sequence ATGAGTGAAAAACGTACACGGATACTGGTGGCGGGTTGCGGCAATATGGGCGCCTCCCACGCTGCGGCCTACCATCAGATGGAAGCATTTGAGATCTGCGGACTGGTATCCCGGGGCAGCAGCAACCAGGAACTGAACAAAAAGCTGGACACGGCCTATCCGCTCTATTCCGATTATTACGAGGCGCTTACTGCCACGCAACCGGATGCAGTCTGTATTGCCACCTACCAGGACAGTCATGAAGCCTATGCTATTGCTGCCCTGGAAGCGGGTTGTGATGTGTTTATTGAAAAGCCGCTGGCCGACTCGGTGGCGGGAGCGGAGCGGGTAGTGGCTGCTGCAAAAAAGAACAATAAAAAACTGGTGATCGGCTATATACTGCGGCATCATCCCTCCTGGAAAAAATTTATAGACCTGGCAGCCGGGCTGGGCCGGCCGCTGGTAATGCGGATGAACCTGAACCAGCAAAGCAGCGGACACGAATGGCAGGTACATAAAAAATTCCTTTCCAACATGAGCCCCATTGTGGATTGCGGTGTGCATTATATTGATGTGATGTGCCAGATGACCCGTTCAAAGCCGGTGCAGGTAACAGCCATCGGTGCAAGGCTTTCAGACGCGGTACCGGAGGGGAACTATAATTATGGTCAGCTGCAGATCCGCTTTGAGGACGGGTCCGTAGGCTGGTACGAGGCCGGCTGGGGGCCCATGGTTAGTGAAACCGCTTTTTTTATAAAGGATGTTATCGGACCAAAAGGTTCTGTTTCTATTGTGGCAAAGAATGCCGGTGGGGCGGGGTCTTCCTCCGATATCGATTCACATACAAAAACAGAATCCATTTTACTGCACCATGCCGATGTGGATGCCAACGACCATTTTGTAAAAAAAGATGAGTGGGTAGATATGCAGGATGAACCCGGTCACCAGGAATTGTGCAAGCGGCAGCAGCAGTATTTTTATAATGCCATTGTGAACGATGAAGATCTTACCGATCATATGAATGATGCGGTGAACAGTCTGCGCATTGCCTTTGCCTGTGATGAATCGGTAAAGACCGGACAGATAGTGCCATTATAA
- a CDS encoding aldehyde dehydrogenase family protein — translation MDFLKTLRVEKTNSGTSTGCSWLDKPAEDITSYSPVDGRIIGTVSATTEVTYNEVVAKAQAAFTEWRSWPAPRRGEVVRQVGEALRAHKDALGRLVSYEMGKSLQEGWGEVQEMIDICDFAVGLSRQLYGLTMHSERPGHRMYEQYHPLGVVGIISAFNFPVAVWSWNAMLAWVCGNTCIWKPSEKTPLCAVACQHIIANVFAANKVPDGVCNLISGEKNAGEWLAADTRIALVSATGSTRMGKAVGAVVAARLGRSLLELGGNNAIIISKDADLDIAVLGALFGAVGTAGQRCTSTRRLIIHASVYDTVKGKLKQAYAQLKIGDPLDPANHVGPLIDTAAVQHYLKAIDQCKAEGGSFLVEGGVLEGPGYESNCYVKPCIAEAKSTLPIVKQETFAPILYLLRYQELDEAIAIQNDVPQGLSSAIMTLNLREAEQFLSHAGSDCGIANVNIGTSGAEIGGAFGGEKETGGGRESGSDAWKNYMRRQTNTLNYSTALPLAQGIQFNV, via the coding sequence ATGGATTTTTTAAAAACACTCCGCGTTGAAAAAACAAACAGTGGTACCAGCACCGGCTGCAGCTGGCTGGATAAACCGGCTGAAGACATAACATCTTATTCCCCCGTTGATGGCCGGATTATCGGCACCGTTTCGGCCACCACAGAAGTAACCTATAACGAGGTGGTGGCAAAAGCACAGGCTGCTTTTACCGAATGGCGCAGCTGGCCCGCACCACGGCGGGGTGAGGTTGTGCGCCAGGTGGGTGAAGCCTTACGGGCCCATAAAGATGCCCTGGGCCGGCTGGTATCCTATGAAATGGGAAAAAGCCTGCAGGAAGGCTGGGGCGAGGTACAGGAGATGATCGATATCTGCGATTTTGCCGTTGGGCTCAGCCGCCAGCTTTACGGACTTACCATGCACAGCGAGCGGCCGGGCCACCGGATGTATGAGCAATACCATCCGCTGGGTGTGGTAGGCATTATTTCTGCCTTCAACTTCCCGGTGGCCGTATGGAGCTGGAATGCCATGCTGGCCTGGGTGTGCGGCAATACCTGTATCTGGAAGCCATCGGAAAAAACGCCCCTTTGTGCCGTTGCCTGTCAGCATATAATCGCTAACGTATTTGCCGCCAATAAAGTACCGGATGGTGTCTGCAATTTAATTTCCGGAGAAAAAAATGCCGGGGAATGGCTGGCCGCAGATACCCGGATCGCTCTTGTTTCGGCTACCGGCTCTACTCGCATGGGCAAGGCCGTGGGGGCTGTTGTGGCAGCCAGGTTGGGCCGTTCCCTTTTAGAGCTGGGCGGCAATAATGCCATTATCATTTCAAAAGATGCCGACCTTGATATTGCCGTGCTGGGCGCGCTTTTTGGTGCCGTGGGCACCGCAGGACAGCGCTGTACCAGCACCCGCCGTCTTATTATTCATGCATCGGTTTATGATACGGTAAAGGGCAAACTAAAGCAGGCCTATGCACAGCTGAAGATCGGCGATCCGCTGGACCCGGCCAATCATGTGGGGCCGCTTATCGATACCGCTGCTGTACAGCATTATCTTAAAGCCATTGACCAATGCAAGGCAGAAGGCGGCAGTTTCCTGGTAGAGGGCGGCGTGCTTGAAGGCCCCGGATACGAAAGCAACTGCTACGTAAAGCCCTGTATTGCAGAGGCAAAATCAACGCTTCCTATAGTTAAACAGGAGACCTTTGCCCCTATCCTTTACCTGCTGCGCTACCAGGAGCTGGATGAAGCCATTGCCATCCAGAATGATGTACCCCAGGGCCTCTCCTCGGCCATTATGACGCTCAACCTGCGGGAAGCGGAGCAGTTCCTCTCCCATGCCGGCAGTGACTGCGGCATTGCCAATGTGAATATCGGTACTTCCGGTGCAGAGATCGGCGGGGCCTTTGGCGGTGAAAAAGAGACCGGCGGCGGCCGGGAAAGCGGCAGCGACGCCTGGAAGAACTATATGAGACGGCAGACCAATACCCTCAACTACAGCACTGCATTGCCGCTGGCACAGGGCATCCAGTTCAATGTATAA
- a CDS encoding S8 family peptidase: MMKLLKKTGLTLLTGAFLMSGYGQSATPKGWHLQDLKANGYYGISLDKAYDYLKANNKKSTPVIVGIVDSGIDTTHEDLRPVLWTNKGEIPGNGIDDDKNGYVDDVHGWNFIGAREGKSNVTKDSYEAARVYWGLKSKYEVKTESQVPEADKEEYKMWLRAKEDIFKPEEGGGSDDAFLEKALKMMKVGDEVIRQDLKKEKYGLKDLASYNASNMNASQFKFFLTSINKDNNSEDITNKDLIEEVERDVEKMNNKKRPPEDYRNEVVKDNYKDINDRFYGNNNLTVDDQSAMHGTHVAGIVGAARKNGKGMDGVADNVQIMAVRAVPNGDEHDKDVALGIRYAVDNGARVINMSFGKGYSPEKKWVDEAVKYAVEKGVLLVHAAGNDKQNNDTTYNFPSAYYLDKSRPATWITVGASGPDSTSGLVANFSNYGKKEVDVFAPGVLIYSTLPGGDVYGNQQGTSMAAPVVSGLAALIMSYYPDLTAVQVKEIIEKSVVKPASKVTNPENGEEVWLSDLSTTGGIVNAYEAVKLADTYAKKGGAATGKPATKKPSSRKRK, from the coding sequence ATGATGAAATTGTTGAAAAAGACCGGATTGACACTACTGACAGGAGCATTCCTGATGAGCGGTTATGGTCAGTCTGCCACTCCCAAAGGATGGCACCTCCAGGATCTGAAAGCCAATGGCTACTATGGCATCAGTCTCGACAAAGCCTATGACTATCTTAAAGCAAACAACAAAAAGAGTACCCCTGTTATTGTCGGCATTGTCGACTCCGGCATCGATACCACGCATGAGGATCTGCGGCCGGTATTGTGGACTAACAAGGGCGAAATACCCGGCAACGGCATCGATGATGATAAGAACGGCTATGTGGATGATGTACATGGCTGGAACTTTATCGGCGCCCGCGAAGGCAAGTCCAATGTAACCAAGGACTCCTACGAAGCGGCACGCGTATATTGGGGCCTGAAAAGCAAATACGAAGTAAAAACAGAAAGCCAGGTGCCTGAGGCCGACAAGGAAGAGTACAAAATGTGGCTGCGCGCCAAAGAAGACATCTTCAAGCCGGAAGAAGGTGGTGGCTCGGATGATGCCTTTCTGGAAAAAGCGCTTAAGATGATGAAGGTGGGTGATGAAGTGATCCGTCAGGATCTTAAAAAAGAAAAATACGGCCTGAAAGACCTTGCCAGCTATAATGCCAGCAATATGAATGCCAGTCAGTTTAAATTTTTTCTTACTTCCATTAACAAAGACAACAACAGCGAGGATATCACCAACAAGGACCTGATCGAAGAAGTGGAGCGCGATGTGGAAAAAATGAACAACAAAAAACGCCCGCCGGAAGATTACCGCAATGAAGTGGTAAAGGATAATTATAAGGATATCAACGACCGTTTTTACGGCAATAACAATCTTACAGTAGATGATCAATCGGCCATGCACGGCACCCATGTGGCGGGCATTGTAGGCGCTGCACGTAAGAACGGTAAAGGTATGGACGGCGTGGCCGACAATGTGCAGATCATGGCGGTACGGGCCGTGCCCAATGGCGACGAGCACGATAAGGATGTGGCACTGGGTATCCGCTATGCGGTGGACAATGGTGCGCGTGTCATTAATATGAGCTTTGGAAAAGGCTATTCTCCCGAAAAAAAATGGGTGGATGAGGCCGTAAAATATGCAGTGGAAAAAGGCGTGCTGCTGGTACATGCAGCGGGCAACGACAAGCAGAATAACGATACCACGTATAACTTCCCTTCTGCTTATTACCTGGACAAAAGCAGACCCGCCACCTGGATCACCGTGGGTGCCAGCGGACCTGACAGCACCAGTGGCCTGGTAGCTAATTTTTCCAACTATGGTAAAAAGGAAGTGGATGTGTTTGCTCCCGGAGTGCTGATCTACTCTACCCTGCCGGGTGGCGATGTATATGGTAACCAGCAGGGCACCAGCATGGCAGCACCCGTGGTAAGCGGACTGGCAGCGCTGATCATGAGCTACTACCCCGATCTTACAGCCGTACAGGTAAAAGAGATCATAGAGAAATCCGTGGTAAAACCGGCTTCAAAAGTCACCAATCCGGAAAACGGGGAGGAAGTATGGCTGTCGGACCTGTCCACAACCGGAGGTATCGTAAACGCTTATGAGGCAGTAAAACTGGCAGATACCTACGCAAAAAAGGGCGGTGCGGCCACCGGTAAGCCGGCCACAAAGAAACCTTCGTCCAGAAAGCGTAAATAA
- the lepB gene encoding signal peptidase I, with the protein MPLHHLFVVYLISILLVFLPSFGLAKLFKKAGVASWKAYVPFYNTWVMQDIAQRPKHWVFWQFIPIVGWFITPGIFIEFAKVFCRFSFGDHFFAALFAPFYFPWLAQNKDARFIKAEGVKHHQKPAWREWVDAAIFAVVAATLIRIFIFEAYVIPSSSMEKTLLINDYLFVSKFSYGPRIPNTPLSVPFVHNYLPGSSLKSYTTLIELPYIRWFASPVKRNDCVVFNFPEGDTVVNKDGYQSFQPYYSLVRMYGREEVQKNPEFQPLAVHPVDKTDNYIKRCVGVAGDSLKIVDGIVYINNQPGNIPPTSATYYTFRTKNNTPVDPDFLRESGIRLNMESNSPDFTAMQGGYYSINLTLPELDILKKLTVIDPNSIAKDVSPAGYTEPFTFPFDTVHYKWNRDNFGAIWIPKKGATLTLTKENIALYRRAIQVYEKNTLVENPDGSFVINGTSTNKYTFKMDYYWMMGDNRHKSQDSRYWGFVPEDHVVGRAAMIWFSYENGPRWKRFFKIIK; encoded by the coding sequence ATGCCACTGCACCATTTATTTGTAGTTTATCTGATCAGTATCCTGTTGGTCTTTCTCCCCTCCTTTGGTCTTGCCAAATTATTTAAAAAAGCCGGTGTTGCATCCTGGAAGGCCTATGTGCCTTTTTACAATACCTGGGTAATGCAGGATATTGCGCAGCGCCCCAAGCATTGGGTATTCTGGCAGTTCATCCCCATCGTGGGCTGGTTCATCACCCCCGGCATTTTTATCGAGTTTGCAAAAGTGTTTTGCCGGTTCTCATTTGGCGATCATTTTTTTGCCGCCCTGTTTGCCCCCTTTTATTTTCCCTGGCTGGCGCAGAACAAGGATGCCCGTTTTATTAAAGCCGAAGGCGTAAAGCACCACCAGAAGCCCGCCTGGCGTGAGTGGGTGGACGCCGCAATTTTTGCGGTAGTGGCTGCCACTCTTATCCGCATCTTTATATTTGAGGCCTATGTGATCCCTTCCAGCTCTATGGAGAAGACCCTGCTTATTAACGATTATCTTTTTGTAAGCAAGTTCAGCTATGGCCCGCGGATACCCAATACGCCCCTTTCCGTACCTTTTGTACATAATTATTTACCCGGCAGCAGTCTTAAATCGTATACCACGCTTATCGAGCTGCCTTATATCCGCTGGTTTGCTTCACCGGTAAAACGGAACGACTGTGTGGTATTCAACTTTCCCGAAGGTGATACGGTCGTCAACAAAGATGGCTACCAGTCCTTCCAGCCCTATTATTCACTGGTGCGGATGTATGGCCGCGAAGAAGTGCAGAAGAACCCCGAGTTTCAGCCGCTGGCGGTGCACCCGGTAGATAAAACGGATAACTATATCAAACGCTGTGTAGGTGTGGCGGGCGACTCGCTGAAGATCGTGGATGGTATTGTATACATCAACAACCAGCCGGGTAATATCCCTCCCACTTCTGCCACCTATTATACCTTCCGCACCAAGAACAATACACCGGTGGATCCGGATTTTCTCCGCGAATCCGGCATACGGCTGAATATGGAAAGCAACAGCCCGGATTTTACGGCGATGCAGGGCGGCTATTACAGCATTAACCTGACACTTCCCGAGCTCGATATACTGAAAAAGCTTACAGTGATCGATCCCAACAGCATTGCAAAGGACGTATCGCCTGCCGGCTATACCGAGCCCTTTACATTCCCTTTTGATACGGTGCATTACAAGTGGAACCGGGATAATTTCGGTGCGATCTGGATCCCCAAAAAAGGAGCCACCCTTACCCTTACCAAAGAAAACATTGCGCTGTACCGCCGCGCTATACAGGTGTATGAAAAAAATACACTGGTGGAAAACCCGGATGGAAGTTTTGTTATCAACGGTACCTCCACCAACAAATACACTTTTAAAATGGACTACTACTGGATGATGGGGGACAACCGCCACAAATCGCAGGACAGCCGCTACTGGGGTTTTGTACCGGAAGACCATGTGGTGGGCCGTGCGGCCATGATCTGGTTCAGCTACGAAAATGGCCCGCGCTGGAAGCGCTTCTTTAAGATCATTAAATAA
- a CDS encoding alpha-L-fucosidase has product MRKYILPVVAMVSLSAPARAQKENFVSLAPGTSEQQIIQKAANIVPTARQLRWQQLELTAFFHFGINTFTGKEWGDGKEDPALFNPTALDAVQWVKTMKDAGFKQVIITAKHHDGFCLWPTKTTDHSIKSSPWKSGKGDVVKEVAAACKKLGMGFGVYLSPWDRNASVYGTDAYNEFFVKQLTELLTWYGKVDEVWFDGANGEGPNGKKQVYDFNRWYKLIRKLQPQAVIAIMGPDVRWVGTESGKGRRTEWSVVPTNNLDQDQIAAGSQQGMLFKPQSDMTGSDLGGRDRIATAKGLVWYPAETDVSIRPGWFYHADQDEKVKTPKELMQIYFTSVGMNSVLLLNVPPDKRGLINESDVRTLQQWSRMRKELFKTNLLAGAAITCNNGVNTAALLDGKDATYFTTRGGDTATTLVFKLKQPRTFNAFSIQEDIRIGQRVEQFSVYYKQDGAWKPFVQETTIGYKRLLHFDPVTANEIKIEIESSRLNPTIASAGLYFYEW; this is encoded by the coding sequence ATGAGAAAATATATTTTACCGGTTGTAGCAATGGTTTCATTATCCGCACCGGCAAGGGCGCAGAAGGAAAATTTTGTAAGCCTGGCGCCGGGTACTTCCGAACAGCAGATCATCCAAAAAGCCGCCAATATTGTGCCCACGGCACGGCAGCTGCGCTGGCAGCAGCTGGAACTGACGGCCTTTTTTCATTTTGGCATCAATACCTTTACAGGAAAAGAATGGGGCGACGGCAAAGAGGACCCGGCGCTGTTTAACCCAACAGCTCTGGATGCGGTGCAGTGGGTAAAGACCATGAAGGATGCGGGTTTTAAGCAGGTGATCATTACGGCCAAGCACCATGACGGGTTTTGCCTGTGGCCGACCAAAACCACGGACCATTCCATAAAAAGCAGTCCCTGGAAAAGCGGCAAAGGTGATGTGGTAAAGGAAGTGGCGGCGGCCTGCAAAAAACTGGGGATGGGCTTTGGCGTATATCTCTCCCCCTGGGACCGCAACGCTTCCGTTTATGGTACGGATGCGTATAATGAGTTTTTTGTAAAGCAGCTTACAGAGCTGCTGACCTGGTATGGGAAGGTGGATGAAGTATGGTTTGACGGTGCGAACGGGGAAGGGCCGAACGGTAAAAAGCAGGTGTATGATTTTAACCGCTGGTACAAGCTGATCCGCAAACTGCAACCGCAGGCGGTGATCGCGATCATGGGGCCGGATGTGCGGTGGGTAGGCACTGAAAGCGGAAAGGGACGCAGAACGGAATGGAGCGTGGTGCCCACCAATAACCTCGACCAGGATCAGATTGCGGCAGGATCTCAGCAGGGAATGTTGTTTAAACCCCAGAGTGATATGACCGGCAGCGATCTGGGCGGCCGTGACCGGATAGCAACTGCAAAGGGCCTGGTATGGTACCCGGCAGAAACGGATGTTTCCATACGGCCGGGCTGGTTCTATCATGCAGACCAGGATGAAAAGGTGAAAACACCGAAGGAGCTGATGCAGATCTATTTTACTTCTGTTGGGATGAACAGCGTGTTGCTGTTGAATGTGCCGCCGGATAAAAGAGGGCTTATTAATGAAAGCGATGTAAGAACCCTGCAGCAGTGGAGCCGGATGCGCAAAGAACTGTTTAAAACCAATTTGCTTGCAGGAGCAGCAATAACCTGTAACAACGGTGTGAACACGGCAGCCTTGCTGGACGGAAAGGATGCCACATATTTTACCACGCGGGGCGGTGATACGGCCACTACCCTTGTATTTAAGCTGAAACAGCCCCGGACCTTTAATGCCTTTTCTATACAGGAAGATATACGGATAGGACAGCGCGTGGAACAATTCAGTGTGTATTACAAACAGGATGGCGCATGGAAACCCTTTGTACAGGAAACAACGATCGGCTATAAACGCCTGCTGCATTTTGACCCGGTAACGGCCAATGAAATAAAAATTGAGATTGAATCGTCCCGGTTAAATCCCACGATCGCTTCGGCAGGATTGTATTTCTACGAATGGTGA
- a CDS encoding RagB/SusD family nutrient uptake outer membrane protein — MKTKQILYIAALLLLGSSCKKVLDRMPQDAITDLNFWSSIDNLKLYCNNFYSALYVPNIDADERSDNCVKNTPNTWLYGDVVVPASGGGWDNSDWSNIRNANYFLLRYREVVDDPVKINQYVGEIRFFRAYEYFNKVKTFGDVPWINQDLNVNDTTFLYKQRTPRQTVIDSVIEDLNFAVNNLPEPNNAELGRLHKYAALQLLARVNLYQGTWMKYRSIAGWEAYLNKAVNAARQMMQSNRYEIVRPAALYYFKTGDLVDAKTNTHAAKDYPLYYREQFITEDLTGNKECVLPKIYLVNVLTSGLSRTSGESGTGISKDLIEDFLCDDGLPVRLSPRYKGDDSTTLEFQNRDPRLRNMIDNRFLPTFLNNTSPTSNYFTTVNSGSPTGYLSMKFRSPIPQQNEANQTTYDMFVFRYAEVLLIYAEALAELGTITQADLDKSVNLLRARLDEPSLPNGKMARLLINPPADPAATTIAGRARYGYAVSPLIYEIRRERRIELAFEGFRWDDIVRWNAGKLIENPKTVYGIVASTAVQNMYNSYFNSNVFLGVNTTTFADWDGKQKKVVAPYTRAMRTWNDKLYLSPIPTDQITLGQGSLTQNPGW, encoded by the coding sequence ATGAAAACAAAACAAATTTTATATATAGCCGCACTGCTGCTGCTGGGCAGCTCCTGTAAAAAAGTGCTGGACCGCATGCCCCAGGATGCCATTACGGATCTGAATTTCTGGAGCAGCATCGATAACCTGAAACTATATTGCAATAATTTTTATTCCGCTCTTTATGTGCCAAATATCGATGCGGACGAACGAAGCGATAACTGTGTGAAGAATACACCGAACACCTGGTTGTATGGCGATGTGGTAGTGCCCGCAAGCGGCGGTGGCTGGGATAATTCTGATTGGTCGAATATCCGCAACGCCAATTATTTTTTACTCCGTTACCGGGAAGTAGTGGATGACCCGGTTAAGATCAATCAGTATGTAGGTGAGATCCGTTTCTTCAGAGCCTATGAATATTTTAATAAGGTAAAAACATTTGGTGATGTGCCCTGGATCAACCAGGACCTGAATGTTAATGATACCACTTTCCTCTATAAACAACGGACCCCGCGGCAAACGGTGATCGACAGTGTGATTGAAGATCTGAATTTTGCAGTGAATAACCTGCCGGAGCCGAATAACGCAGAATTGGGTCGGCTGCACAAATATGCGGCCCTGCAACTGCTGGCACGGGTGAACCTGTACCAGGGCACCTGGATGAAATACCGCAGCATTGCCGGATGGGAGGCTTATCTGAATAAAGCCGTTAACGCGGCGCGGCAGATGATGCAAAGTAACCGCTACGAGATTGTGCGGCCGGCAGCATTGTATTATTTTAAAACCGGAGACCTGGTAGATGCCAAGACCAATACCCATGCAGCGAAGGATTATCCGTTGTATTACCGCGAGCAATTCATTACTGAAGACCTTACCGGAAATAAAGAATGCGTACTGCCCAAGATCTACCTGGTAAATGTGCTGACCAGCGGCTTGTCGAGGACCTCCGGTGAATCAGGAACGGGGATAAGCAAGGACCTGATCGAGGATTTTCTCTGTGATGATGGTTTGCCGGTACGGCTAAGTCCGAGATACAAGGGCGATGATTCCACCACGCTTGAATTTCAGAATCGTGATCCGCGTTTACGGAACATGATCGATAACCGGTTCCTTCCCACTTTTCTAAACAACACCAGTCCTACATCAAATTATTTTACAACCGTGAACAGCGGTTCGCCTACCGGTTACCTGTCTATGAAATTCCGGAGTCCCATCCCTCAGCAGAATGAAGCGAATCAGACGACCTATGATATGTTCGTATTCCGGTATGCGGAAGTGCTGCTGATCTATGCCGAGGCGCTGGCCGAGCTGGGCACTATTACACAGGCTGACCTGGACAAGTCGGTGAATCTGCTGCGGGCGCGGCTGGACGAGCCTTCCCTGCCCAACGGCAAAATGGCCCGGCTGCTGATAAATCCTCCTGCGGATCCTGCTGCCACCACCATTGCGGGAAGAGCGCGGTACGGCTATGCGGTATCTCCGCTGATCTATGAGATCCGCAGAGAACGGCGGATCGAACTGGCATTTGAAGGATTCCGTTGGGATGATATTGTACGCTGGAACGCCGGGAAACTGATTGAGAATCCCAAGACCGTGTATGGTATTGTTGCAAGTACCGCCGTACAAAATATGTATAACAGTTATTTTAATTCGAATGTCTTCCTGGGAGTTAATACCACTACGTTTGCAGATTGGGATGGTAAACAGAAAAAAGTGGTGGCACCCTATACCCGAGCCATGCGTACCTGGAATGATAAACTTTACCTGAGCCCGATTCCCACCGATCAGATCACATTAGGCCAGGGATCGCTTACGCAAAATCCCGGCTGGTAG